In a genomic window of Pseudomonas mohnii:
- a CDS encoding nucleotide disphospho-sugar-binding domain-containing protein — translation MKQKVIAFFPEAAYGPALNSVGIAQACEALGHKAVFLTDPGMSGVYAGYGFEEHMVNMSAPMPPEDMARYWVDFINGHIPNFRKSPLEQIDNYVKECWAAIVETAKWAQKDLPAVLDKVKPDLICVDNVILFPAIKQYGKPWVRIISCSENEIEDPDIPPHLSGMSIDDKAGHAQFRQRFEEVVGPIHDDFNQFLQAHGEQPYPLGTFFEASPYMNLLLYPDAVKFERRHPLPAERFHYLQGCVRHDTHYEIPAFRANNDKPLLYVSFGSLGSGDIDLLKRLIAAVGQLPYRALFNVGEHLDEYPDLPDNVQISNWFPQPSVIAQVDAVIHHGGNNSFTECLFFGKPAIVMSYVWDGHDNAMRAEESGHGFKLDRYQWTEAQLAEKLAACLNDEAMRQRLQRTSAQMQSRKGPADAAAILDKVLNHA, via the coding sequence ATGAAACAGAAAGTGATCGCCTTCTTTCCGGAAGCCGCTTATGGCCCGGCGCTGAACTCAGTCGGTATCGCCCAGGCCTGCGAAGCGCTGGGCCACAAGGCGGTGTTCCTCACCGACCCCGGAATGAGCGGCGTGTACGCCGGCTACGGGTTTGAAGAACATATGGTCAACATGTCGGCACCGATGCCCCCCGAAGACATGGCGCGTTACTGGGTCGACTTCATCAACGGCCACATTCCCAACTTCCGCAAGTCGCCGCTGGAGCAGATCGACAACTACGTGAAGGAGTGCTGGGCCGCCATCGTCGAGACCGCCAAGTGGGCGCAAAAGGACCTGCCGGCGGTGCTGGACAAGGTCAAACCCGACTTGATCTGCGTCGACAACGTGATTCTGTTTCCGGCGATCAAGCAATACGGCAAGCCGTGGGTGCGGATCATTTCCTGCTCGGAGAACGAGATCGAAGACCCGGATATCCCGCCGCACCTGTCGGGCATGAGCATCGACGACAAGGCTGGGCATGCGCAATTTCGCCAGCGTTTCGAAGAGGTGGTCGGGCCGATCCACGACGACTTCAACCAGTTCCTGCAAGCCCACGGCGAGCAACCGTATCCGCTGGGGACCTTCTTCGAAGCTTCGCCTTACATGAACCTGCTGCTGTACCCCGACGCGGTCAAGTTCGAGCGCCGCCATCCGCTGCCGGCCGAGCGCTTCCATTACCTGCAAGGCTGTGTGCGGCACGACACCCACTATGAGATTCCAGCGTTCCGCGCCAACAACGACAAGCCGTTGCTCTACGTCAGTTTCGGCAGCCTCGGTTCCGGTGACATCGACTTGCTCAAACGCTTGATCGCGGCCGTGGGCCAGCTCCCGTATCGCGCACTGTTCAATGTCGGCGAGCACCTCGATGAGTACCCGGACCTGCCGGACAACGTGCAGATCTCCAACTGGTTCCCGCAGCCTTCGGTGATTGCCCAGGTCGATGCGGTGATCCACCACGGCGGCAACAACAGCTTCACCGAGTGCCTGTTTTTCGGCAAACCGGCGATCGTCATGTCGTACGTCTGGGACGGTCACGACAACGCCATGCGCGCCGAGGAAAGCGGCCACGGCTTCAAGCTCGACCGTTACCAATGGACCGAAGCGCAACTGGCGGAAAAACTCGCCGCGTGCCTCAACGACGAGGCCATGCGCCAACGCCTGCAGCGCACCAGCGCGCAGATGCAATCACGCAAGGGGCCGGCCGACGCGGCCGCCATTCTCGACAAGGTGCTCAACCATGCCTGA
- a CDS encoding ABC transporter ATP-binding protein, translating into MNNSSAVLILDKVSKSYGNGLAVDEVSLNIRENEFFALLGPSGCGKTTLLRMLAGFETPSGGCIYLDGKDISPLPANKRPLNLMFQSYALFPNMTVRKNIAYGLEMERLPEAEIRRRVDEVLSTAQLGELAERKPDQLSGGQRQRVALARALVKRPRVLLLDEPLGALDKKLREKMQLELKRLQLESGITFIIVTHDQEEALVMSDRMAVLDGGKVCQCGSPSELYENPNSRFVANFIGVSNLFEGVRSGERSVRVNGQELVVETDVPLVPGQSVALVVRPERLQVLTEEGGTCANQVSGKIVEIAYHGLDTNVHVQTALSDKALIVRVPSSQFEFARFAIGTTIRLGWQPRHARVLTR; encoded by the coding sequence ATGAATAATTCATCTGCGGTACTGATCCTGGACAAGGTCAGCAAGTCTTATGGCAACGGCCTGGCCGTCGACGAGGTGTCGCTGAACATCCGCGAGAACGAGTTTTTTGCTCTGTTGGGACCGTCCGGCTGCGGCAAGACCACGCTGCTGCGCATGCTCGCCGGTTTCGAGACGCCCAGCGGCGGCTGCATTTATCTGGACGGCAAGGACATCTCGCCGCTGCCGGCCAACAAGCGGCCGTTGAATTTGATGTTCCAGTCCTATGCGCTGTTTCCCAACATGACCGTGCGCAAGAACATTGCCTACGGCCTGGAAATGGAACGTCTGCCGGAAGCGGAAATCCGCCGCCGGGTCGACGAGGTGCTGAGCACCGCGCAACTCGGGGAGCTGGCCGAGCGCAAGCCCGATCAGCTGTCCGGTGGCCAGCGTCAACGGGTGGCCTTGGCGCGGGCGCTGGTCAAGCGTCCACGGGTGTTGCTGCTCGATGAGCCGCTGGGCGCGCTGGATAAGAAGCTGCGGGAAAAAATGCAGCTGGAGCTCAAGCGTTTGCAACTTGAAAGCGGCATCACCTTCATCATCGTCACCCACGACCAGGAAGAAGCGCTGGTGATGTCCGATCGCATGGCGGTGCTCGACGGCGGCAAGGTCTGCCAGTGCGGCAGCCCGAGCGAACTCTACGAGAACCCCAACAGCCGCTTCGTCGCCAACTTCATCGGCGTCAGCAATCTGTTTGAAGGCGTGCGTTCGGGCGAGCGTTCGGTGCGGGTTAACGGCCAGGAGCTGGTGGTCGAGACCGACGTACCCCTGGTGCCTGGTCAATCGGTGGCCCTGGTGGTGCGTCCGGAACGTTTGCAAGTGCTGACCGAAGAGGGCGGCACTTGCGCCAACCAGGTCAGCGGCAAGATCGTCGAAATCGCTTACCACGGCCTCGACACCAACGTGCATGTGCAGACGGCCCTCAGCGACAAGGCCCTGATCGTTCGCGTGCCGTCGTCGCAATTCGAATTCGCCCGTTTCGCAATCGGTACGACCATCCGCTTGGGCTGGCAGCCTCGCCATGCCCGTGTTTTGACGCGCTGA
- a CDS encoding ABC transporter permease has protein sequence MSRSPSVGGSVLNAHLGLVYAFLYVPILVLILLSFNKSGLPTAWGGVSLKWYAALAHNSAILSAALNTLIVALSATFIACVLGTLLALGIEMRRKGDDKGQVVDTLLMAPMIIPDIVLAIALLSFFNLLKVGLGLHSIIISHAVFNIAFVCAVVRTRLKHFDYSILEASIDLGASWFTTFRRVLLPAIFPGVLAGGLLAFTLSVDEFIIAFFNSGSGQASTTLPMQIYAMIRFGVTPEINALATLVMLVSITALLASQRLNKAPRTHE, from the coding sequence ATGAGTCGATCACCTTCCGTTGGCGGCAGCGTCCTCAATGCGCATCTGGGTCTGGTCTACGCCTTCCTCTATGTGCCGATCCTGGTGTTGATCCTGCTCTCGTTCAACAAGTCCGGCTTGCCCACCGCCTGGGGCGGGGTGTCCCTGAAGTGGTATGCGGCGCTGGCGCATAACTCGGCGATTTTGTCGGCGGCGCTCAACACCCTGATCGTGGCGCTGTCGGCGACCTTCATTGCCTGTGTGCTCGGCACCTTGCTGGCACTGGGCATCGAGATGCGTCGCAAGGGCGATGACAAGGGGCAGGTGGTCGACACCTTGTTGATGGCGCCGATGATCATCCCCGACATCGTCCTGGCCATCGCGCTGCTGAGCTTCTTCAACTTGCTCAAGGTCGGGCTGGGGCTGCACTCGATCATCATCAGCCACGCGGTGTTCAACATCGCCTTCGTCTGCGCCGTGGTGCGCACCCGGCTCAAGCATTTCGACTATTCGATTCTCGAAGCCTCGATCGACCTCGGCGCGAGCTGGTTCACCACCTTTCGCCGGGTGCTGTTGCCGGCGATTTTTCCCGGCGTGCTGGCCGGTGGTTTGCTCGCGTTCACCCTGTCGGTGGACGAATTCATCATCGCCTTTTTCAACTCCGGTTCCGGCCAGGCCTCGACCACGTTACCGATGCAGATCTACGCCATGATCCGTTTTGGCGTCACCCCGGAAATCAACGCCCTGGCGACGCTGGTGATGCTGGTCAGCATCACTGCGCTGCTGGCTTCGCAGCGTCTCAACAAGGCTCCTCGCACCCATGAATAA
- a CDS encoding ABC transporter permease, translating into MSALHADRRLSAWLLAPGFGWLLTFLVIPCLLVLVYSFVERGAYGGIDWLFTWENYQRAFDPLYLSILLKSAKIAGLATVFAVLIGYPAAYAIARAPRRRQAVFLFLVMLPFWSNYLIRTYAWIVLLNREGLINRLLQLFGYSGEPISLLYTEASVVLGLVYNYIPFVILAIFSSLSRINNELWDASKDLGASGWMTFRRIILPLSVPGIAAGAVFVFVLSIGNFITADLLGGKQVQMVGNLIYSQFLTARDWPFGAALSFFLIAIMLVLLFIQALVARRAEGGRP; encoded by the coding sequence ATGAGTGCTTTGCATGCTGACAGGCGTCTGTCGGCCTGGCTTCTTGCGCCCGGCTTTGGCTGGCTGCTGACTTTTCTGGTGATTCCTTGCTTGCTGGTGCTGGTCTACAGCTTCGTCGAACGCGGTGCTTATGGCGGCATCGATTGGTTGTTCACCTGGGAAAACTACCAGCGCGCCTTTGATCCGCTGTACCTGAGCATCCTGCTCAAGTCGGCAAAAATCGCCGGTCTGGCAACGGTCTTCGCGGTGCTGATCGGTTACCCGGCGGCCTACGCCATTGCCCGTGCGCCACGGCGTCGGCAAGCGGTGTTCCTGTTTCTGGTGATGCTGCCGTTCTGGAGCAACTACCTGATCCGCACCTATGCCTGGATCGTCCTGCTCAACCGTGAAGGCCTGATCAACCGCTTGCTGCAACTGTTCGGCTACAGCGGTGAACCCATCAGCCTGCTGTACACCGAAGCGTCGGTGGTGCTGGGGCTGGTCTACAACTACATCCCGTTTGTGATCCTGGCGATTTTCTCCTCCCTGTCGCGGATCAACAACGAACTCTGGGACGCCTCCAAAGACCTCGGTGCTTCGGGCTGGATGACCTTTCGCCGGATCATCCTGCCCCTGAGCGTGCCCGGCATTGCAGCCGGCGCGGTGTTTGTCTTCGTCCTCAGCATCGGCAACTTCATCACCGCCGATTTGCTCGGCGGCAAGCAGGTGCAGATGGTCGGCAACCTGATCTACTCGCAGTTCCTGACCGCGCGGGACTGGCCGTTCGGCGCGGCGCTGAGCTTCTTCCTGATCGCGATCATGCTGGTCCTGTTGTTCATCCAGGCACTGGTGGCCCGTCGTGCCGAAGGAGGCCGCCCATGA
- a CDS encoding polyamine ABC transporter substrate-binding protein has protein sequence MRKLKDVLCVGLAVSLAIATQAASAKDMVISIWDGYMAPDALDKFKAASGVDVDKALHATNEEIMGKLMASGGEGYDVVFVSSPFAEVLHKQGLLADIDPVKVPNLKNLYPEATHLEYDPGNHFSVPYTWGTTGICYRTDKVTPAPQSWNDLLNPSDALKGKVTMLATDRWMLGAGFLAKGWSVNDSDPGQIAAVRDQLIATKKRILAFDDTTFYSKLASGESLMAHAWDGWCNYGTQANAAIKFVVPKEGSDLWVDTMVVLKSSKHQDEAFKFVNFMLAKENHVWVAENILYKIPNQAAMAGLSADLLKQYPNLTIAPGDLVKMEQLRDLGGTTQKAYTRAVTEIMAAQN, from the coding sequence ATGAGAAAGCTGAAAGACGTGCTGTGCGTGGGGTTGGCCGTTTCCCTGGCGATCGCTACACAGGCTGCAAGCGCGAAAGACATGGTGATTTCCATCTGGGACGGCTACATGGCCCCGGATGCGCTGGACAAGTTCAAGGCGGCCAGTGGCGTCGATGTCGACAAAGCCTTGCACGCCACCAACGAAGAGATCATGGGCAAGCTCATGGCGTCTGGCGGTGAAGGGTATGACGTGGTCTTCGTCTCCTCGCCCTTCGCCGAAGTCCTGCACAAGCAAGGCCTGCTGGCCGACATCGATCCGGTCAAGGTCCCCAATCTCAAAAACCTCTACCCCGAAGCCACACACCTGGAATACGACCCCGGCAACCATTTCTCGGTGCCTTACACCTGGGGCACGACCGGTATCTGCTATCGCACCGACAAGGTGACCCCGGCGCCGCAAAGCTGGAACGACCTGCTCAACCCCAGCGACGCGCTCAAGGGCAAAGTCACGATGCTGGCCACCGACCGCTGGATGCTAGGGGCCGGTTTCCTCGCCAAGGGCTGGTCGGTCAACGACAGCGACCCCGGCCAGATCGCCGCCGTACGCGATCAACTGATCGCCACCAAAAAACGCATCCTCGCCTTTGACGACACCACCTTCTATTCCAAGCTCGCTTCCGGCGAATCGCTGATGGCGCACGCCTGGGACGGTTGGTGCAACTACGGCACCCAGGCCAACGCGGCGATCAAGTTTGTCGTGCCCAAGGAGGGTTCCGATCTGTGGGTGGACACCATGGTCGTGCTGAAAAGCTCGAAGCATCAGGACGAGGCGTTCAAGTTCGTCAACTTCATGCTGGCCAAGGAAAACCACGTCTGGGTCGCCGAAAACATCCTCTACAAAATCCCCAACCAGGCTGCAATGGCCGGTTTGTCCGCTGACCTGCTCAAGCAATACCCCAACCTGACCATCGCCCCGGGCGATCTGGTGAAGATGGAGCAATTGCGTGACCTGGGCGGCACCACGCAGAAGGCCTACACCCGGGCCGTCACCGAAATCATGGCGGCACAGAACTAA
- a CDS encoding GntR family transcriptional regulator, whose amino-acid sequence MSTTAEKKPRTNHLELARRILEHTQETGLVAGDPVAEQALARTFQVSRTLIRGALKVLLEENLLSHEAGKGYRLIAAPAGQAFNAALPQAEEEELATSVLRDRMAGRLGDSISISELMRRYDIGRPAAQKALQQLSESQAIERGPGQSWLFRPSLNSLAALEESLKFRLILEPEALLSGQFNADPQRLALLRSAMQTLLARPVEDFDIQQFRELDISFHELLAQSCGNRFIGDALLQHQSLRRLPNLLPSVSVHRLQEALREHLQIIAHIERGQMEIAADLLRLHLRLSAAQRPQTANRGIPQSHPFGRR is encoded by the coding sequence TTGAGCACAACAGCCGAGAAAAAACCCCGCACCAACCACCTGGAACTGGCCCGAAGGATCCTGGAACACACCCAGGAAACCGGGCTGGTGGCCGGTGACCCGGTGGCCGAGCAAGCTCTGGCGCGCACCTTTCAGGTCTCGCGCACCCTGATTCGCGGCGCCCTCAAAGTGCTGCTGGAAGAAAACCTGCTGAGCCATGAAGCCGGCAAGGGCTATCGCCTGATTGCGGCCCCCGCTGGCCAGGCCTTCAACGCCGCCCTGCCCCAGGCCGAAGAAGAAGAGCTGGCCACCTCGGTCCTGCGCGACCGCATGGCCGGGCGCCTGGGTGACAGCATCAGCATCAGCGAGTTGATGCGCCGGTACGACATCGGCCGGCCGGCGGCGCAGAAAGCCCTGCAACAGCTGAGCGAAAGCCAGGCGATTGAGCGCGGCCCCGGCCAGTCCTGGCTGTTTCGGCCCTCACTGAACAGCCTCGCCGCGCTGGAAGAAAGCCTGAAGTTCCGCCTGATTCTCGAGCCGGAAGCCCTGCTCAGCGGGCAGTTCAACGCCGATCCGCAACGCCTGGCCTTGCTGCGCAGCGCCATGCAAACGCTGCTTGCACGCCCGGTGGAAGACTTCGACATCCAGCAGTTCCGCGAGCTGGATATCAGCTTCCACGAACTGCTGGCCCAGAGCTGCGGCAACCGTTTCATCGGCGACGCCCTGCTCCAGCACCAGAGCCTGCGACGCCTGCCGAACCTGCTGCCATCGGTCAGCGTGCACCGCTTGCAGGAAGCCTTGCGCGAGCACCTGCAAATCATCGCGCACATCGAGCGCGGACAAATGGAGATCGCTGCCGACCTGCTGCGCCTGCACCTGCGTCTGAGCGCCGCGCAACGCCCTCAAACCGCCAACCGTGGCATCCCGCAGAGCCACCCGTTCGGCCGCCGTTGA
- a CDS encoding nucleotide disphospho-sugar-binding domain-containing protein: MHTQKLIALFPEASFGAALNCIGIAQSLRELGAKPVFICHEHFRGLFAEYGFDEYPIPQASPLSAAEHQHYWERFIERNIPYFDQTPLAQIDSYVAPAWDAIIDTAIEAEKPLQQLLGRLKPDVIVLDNVVMFPAIANAGCPWVRMVSCAETELPDAAVPPYLSGCLASDVEGRERFTEHYLNAVAPAHERFSQFLASNGTPPCPPGQFLVDSPWLNLLLSPTPVRYERQQPLDPQRYVYLDGCVRREAPYIVPDFPRHNEAPLIYISFGSLGAADTEMMKRLIGTVETLPYRFLINVGAYRDMYTTVPDNVYLDSWFAQPAVLKECELFIHHGGNNSFCEALYFGLPSLIIPYCWDGHDNAARAEEVGVGRYLPRFADPLAALPAALEQLLADHGMKQRLKAFSERMQAIRGTDLAARAILALPDS; the protein is encoded by the coding sequence ATGCACACACAAAAATTAATCGCCCTGTTTCCAGAAGCCAGTTTCGGCGCAGCCTTGAACTGCATTGGCATCGCCCAATCGCTGCGCGAGCTGGGCGCCAAACCGGTGTTCATTTGCCACGAGCATTTCCGGGGACTCTTCGCCGAATACGGTTTCGACGAGTACCCGATTCCGCAAGCCAGCCCATTGTCGGCGGCGGAGCACCAGCACTATTGGGAGCGCTTCATCGAGCGCAACATTCCCTACTTCGACCAGACCCCGCTGGCACAGATCGACAGCTACGTGGCACCGGCCTGGGACGCGATCATCGACACCGCGATCGAAGCGGAAAAACCCTTGCAGCAATTGCTCGGCCGGCTGAAACCGGATGTGATCGTCCTCGATAACGTGGTCATGTTTCCGGCCATCGCCAACGCCGGCTGCCCCTGGGTGCGGATGGTCTCCTGCGCGGAAACCGAACTCCCCGACGCCGCCGTGCCGCCCTACCTGTCCGGTTGCCTGGCCAGTGATGTCGAAGGTCGCGAGCGCTTCACCGAGCATTACCTGAACGCCGTCGCACCGGCCCATGAACGCTTTTCGCAGTTTCTCGCCAGCAACGGCACGCCGCCCTGCCCGCCCGGCCAGTTCCTCGTCGATTCGCCGTGGCTCAATCTGCTGCTGTCGCCGACGCCGGTGCGCTACGAACGCCAGCAACCTCTGGACCCGCAACGCTACGTCTACCTCGACGGCTGCGTGCGCCGCGAAGCGCCCTACATCGTTCCTGACTTTCCGCGGCACAACGAAGCGCCGCTGATCTACATCAGTTTCGGCAGCCTCGGGGCCGCCGACACCGAGATGATGAAACGACTGATCGGCACGGTCGAAACCCTGCCCTATCGCTTCCTGATTAACGTCGGTGCCTACCGCGACATGTACACCACCGTGCCGGACAACGTGTACCTCGACAGCTGGTTTGCCCAACCGGCGGTGCTCAAGGAATGCGAGCTGTTCATTCATCACGGCGGCAACAACAGTTTCTGTGAAGCGCTGTACTTCGGCTTGCCGTCACTGATCATCCCTTACTGCTGGGACGGCCACGACAACGCCGCGCGCGCCGAGGAAGTCGGCGTCGGCCGCTACCTGCCACGCTTCGCCGATCCGCTGGCGGCACTGCCCGCCGCCCTCGAACAGTTGCTGGCCGACCACGGGATGAAACAGCGCCTCAAGGCGTTCAGCGAGCGCATGCAGGCGATTCGCGGCACCGACCTGGCGGCACGGGCGATCCTGGCGTTGCCCGACAGCTGA
- a CDS encoding NAD(P)/FAD-dependent oxidoreductase: MKSPPRHDSLDNVHAHPFWQDTVAQAPSASPLAGSLQCDLAVVGGGFTGLWTALLARQRWPTLNIAIIEARHCGGEASGRNGGFCAPSISHGVSNALKRWPQEAERLIRLGRQNLDELAADLQHFGMQVEFEREGKLNLASQPWQVEGLRSMQRNYARFGIECEWLEGRALAQHLDSPRYGAGVFEPNYALLNPAKMAAELRRVCLKQGIRLFEQSPVLELQNTGDRLRLRTANGEMEAGQIALATNIAPPLLGHLASSVIPVYDYSLVSEPLSDEQLQAIGWTGRYGIADSGNQFHYLRKTADNRILWAGYDAIYHFGGRRDEALTQRPASFKRLAEQFHQAFPPLRDVRFSHAWGGIIDTSARTTMFTGCEMQGRVAYALGFTGQGVSASRFAALNMLDLLAGEATERTELMMTSKAPFRFPPEPLRYAGVKLAQRSLAREDRDGHRDLLLKTFDAFGIGFDS; this comes from the coding sequence ATGAAGTCCCCACCGCGCCACGACTCGCTCGACAACGTACACGCCCACCCGTTCTGGCAGGACACCGTCGCACAAGCGCCAAGCGCATCGCCACTGGCGGGCAGCCTGCAATGCGACCTGGCCGTTGTCGGCGGCGGCTTCACCGGGTTGTGGACGGCGCTGTTGGCTCGTCAACGCTGGCCGACCCTGAACATCGCGATCATCGAAGCGCGCCACTGCGGCGGTGAAGCCAGCGGACGCAACGGCGGTTTCTGCGCGCCGAGCATCTCCCATGGCGTTTCCAACGCACTGAAACGCTGGCCGCAGGAAGCCGAGCGACTGATCCGCCTGGGACGGCAGAACCTCGACGAGTTGGCGGCCGACCTGCAGCACTTCGGCATGCAGGTCGAGTTCGAACGCGAAGGCAAGTTGAACCTGGCGAGCCAACCCTGGCAGGTCGAGGGTTTGCGCTCGATGCAACGCAACTACGCCCGGTTCGGCATTGAGTGCGAATGGCTTGAAGGCCGCGCGCTGGCACAGCACCTGGACTCACCGCGCTACGGTGCCGGAGTGTTCGAACCGAACTACGCGCTGCTCAACCCGGCGAAGATGGCCGCCGAGTTGCGCCGGGTCTGCCTTAAGCAGGGCATTCGGCTGTTCGAGCAAAGCCCGGTGCTGGAACTTCAGAACACCGGCGACCGTCTGCGCTTGCGCACGGCGAACGGCGAGATGGAAGCCGGGCAAATCGCCCTCGCGACCAACATCGCCCCGCCGCTGCTCGGGCACCTGGCCTCCAGCGTGATCCCGGTATATGACTACAGCCTGGTCAGCGAGCCGCTGAGCGATGAGCAACTGCAGGCTATCGGCTGGACCGGCCGCTACGGCATCGCCGATTCGGGCAACCAGTTCCATTACCTGCGCAAGACCGCCGACAACCGCATACTCTGGGCCGGCTACGACGCCATCTACCACTTCGGTGGACGCCGCGATGAAGCACTGACGCAACGACCGGCGAGTTTCAAGCGTCTCGCCGAGCAGTTCCACCAGGCGTTCCCGCCGTTGCGCGACGTGCGCTTCAGCCATGCCTGGGGCGGCATCATCGACACCTCCGCGCGCACCACGATGTTCACCGGCTGTGAGATGCAGGGTCGCGTGGCCTACGCCCTCGGCTTCACCGGGCAAGGCGTGTCGGCCAGCCGTTTTGCCGCGCTGAACATGCTCGACCTGCTGGCCGGTGAAGCCACGGAACGAACAGAACTGATGATGACCTCCAAGGCGCCCTTCCGTTTTCCGCCAGAGCCACTGCGCTACGCCGGGGTGAAGCTGGCGCAGCGCTCACTGGCGCGGGAAGACCGCGACGGTCACCGCGACCTGTTGCTCAAAACCTTCGATGCCTTTGGTATCGGCTTCGATTCCTGA
- a CDS encoding cupin domain-containing protein translates to MSSALPQHVINFANPQLIPKELEVNDPAIVDAPYRSSSWRHFVAPQKNAVAGIWEAGPHLERCQCDYDELCHILEGTVRLTDAQGVSCTFGPGSSFVVAAGFQGTWENLTAVRKVYFILG, encoded by the coding sequence ATGTCCAGCGCCCTGCCCCAGCACGTGATCAACTTCGCCAACCCGCAGTTGATCCCCAAAGAGCTCGAAGTCAATGACCCGGCCATTGTCGATGCGCCCTATCGCAGCAGCAGCTGGCGCCACTTCGTGGCCCCGCAGAAAAACGCCGTGGCCGGCATCTGGGAAGCCGGCCCGCATCTGGAGCGCTGCCAATGCGATTACGACGAGCTGTGCCATATCCTTGAAGGCACCGTACGCCTGACCGACGCGCAGGGTGTCAGTTGCACTTTTGGCCCCGGTTCTTCGTTCGTGGTTGCCGCCGGATTTCAAGGCACCTGGGAAAACCTCACGGCGGTGCGCAAGGTGTATTTCATACTGGGATGA
- a CDS encoding GGDEF domain-containing protein — MDGLGFRHEQDRYIAQQVHMDRLHQLFRQSVSAVFGSFLAVIMLSWLCWDRFDHNVVFWWIALLTGATLIRILMFVVYFHSPAALRTPQRWELKYWLTLVLSAGIWGAGALAVMPRDDLLAQALVMLFTVGMSVSAVSCYSAYRYMTVVSISLVLLPCTLWLLFQPSTLQIGMAVAVLVFASFVFRATSSLANAVETAFRLTREMELAHSISTRAAQTDELTGLKNRRAFFQHAQQLYSHCRNYQLPLCAVMLDMDHFKHINDTYGHQIGDQVLRQMGVVIGQSFREGDIHGRLGGEEFAVLLPNTSIETAQGIAEDLIQSISGLMTGPVHCITASVGVAVMVPDDNDLHSLMCNADKALYRAKARGRNQVAVAE; from the coding sequence ATGGACGGCCTTGGTTTTCGGCACGAGCAGGATCGATACATTGCACAGCAGGTGCACATGGATCGATTGCATCAGTTGTTTCGCCAATCGGTTTCGGCGGTTTTCGGCAGTTTTCTGGCCGTGATCATGTTGAGCTGGCTGTGTTGGGATCGTTTTGATCACAACGTGGTTTTCTGGTGGATAGCCCTGCTGACGGGGGCGACGTTGATACGCATTCTGATGTTCGTAGTCTATTTCCATAGCCCGGCAGCGCTGCGCACGCCGCAGCGCTGGGAACTCAAGTATTGGCTGACGCTGGTGTTGTCCGCTGGCATCTGGGGCGCTGGAGCGTTGGCGGTCATGCCCAGGGACGACCTGTTGGCCCAGGCGCTGGTCATGTTGTTTACCGTCGGGATGTCCGTCAGTGCGGTGTCCTGTTACTCGGCCTACCGCTATATGACGGTGGTGTCGATTTCCCTGGTGCTGTTGCCTTGCACCCTGTGGCTGCTGTTCCAGCCGTCAACCCTGCAAATCGGGATGGCCGTGGCGGTCCTGGTGTTCGCCTCATTCGTGTTCAGGGCCACCAGCAGCCTGGCCAATGCGGTGGAAACGGCCTTTCGGCTAACCCGCGAAATGGAGCTGGCGCACAGCATTTCCACGCGCGCGGCACAAACCGATGAGCTCACCGGCCTGAAAAACCGCCGGGCTTTTTTCCAGCATGCCCAGCAGCTCTATAGCCATTGCCGAAATTACCAGTTGCCGCTGTGTGCGGTCATGCTGGACATGGATCACTTCAAACACATCAACGACACCTACGGGCACCAGATCGGCGATCAGGTCCTGCGACAAATGGGTGTGGTGATCGGTCAATCCTTTCGCGAGGGCGATATCCACGGTCGACTGGGCGGGGAGGAATTCGCGGTGTTGCTGCCCAATACCTCCATCGAAACCGCCCAAGGCATTGCCGAGGACCTCATCCAGTCCATTTCCGGGCTCATGACCGGCCCGGTTCACTGCATAACCGCCAGTGTCGGTGTGGCGGTCATGGTGCCTGACGACAATGATTTGCACAGTTTGATGTGCAACGCCGATAAAGCGCTTTACCGCGCCAAGGCCCGTGGGCGCAACCAGGTCGCGGTGGCCGAGTAA